The genomic region agtataatatagtattgttgcgttcctgtttgaaggatgagtaaaccagtgtaactacaggtactaGAGACTCAGTGGCGTAGCTACCGCCGTATTAGCCGTATCAAAGATACGGGGCCTTCTAGGTACAAGGGCCCCGAACCCGAGTAAGCAAAAATTCGTAAATGTTATCCAAATTGTCACTTTAACTCTAAGACCATACGCTTAATTTCCCgggaaaaaatgaaaatattatacacatttaaaaatatttctttttatattattatattcgcgTGAAAAATAAGTCATCGCCGCAGTTAAGGTCAGATGTTAAGGTAGTTAACGTGGGGGGGGCCCCACCAAATTTTGATACCTGGCTCATCAAGGGCAAGCTATGCCAATGAAGggaataggcatgatgactgattttgaaattaccttctataatgtaggtacacgtcACAATATAAggaatagttaacatttcttacatcgccattgtctatggacggtggtgatcatttaacatcaggtagcccatttgccagtccacctacttggaacataaaaaaatacgattcaCCAATGGGAGTTTTGGAGGAGTTTTGTGTAAAATGGCAGAAAgatgatgattgttgaagatgtcgatAAAACCTGCCGACCAATCAATATAGTGACATGtatttcgatatattttatatataaccttgTTCTACACGTGCATACCTCTCCTGGCTTACTagtaaattaagatttttgaaAACTTGTCTGGTTGTTCCCTCTTTATCTTTAGTTCGGTATAAGGTTTTACCTCGAcagcaaataaaaacttaaaactacGGAAATTCCACAATTTACAAAAATGACCAACTTACTTTTATCGTAATACACATTTTCAACTTAAgagtatgaatttaaaaaaaatcctttcttagtacttacatatgttatataaagaactcttgtacattttttatacttcaATACTTATCAGCTTAGGCTTTTTGCCGTATGTTATTTAgtcagttttaaaattttattaaatttaagagcTCCTTTTCTATGACAACATGATCATATGTTAAGcagaaattaaagtttttttagaaggaaaaagcaaattaaacgatatttttatcagcttcaattaattttttgccAAGAATCGACACAAAACATAagcaatactaaaaaaatagaCTGTATGTGTGTATATCTTTAACTTTTAATGTTTCATCAAAGTTATACATTAAGAAAACTAAACTTCACACTGATATTGACATTTgacgtttttaatattaatttgttgatAAATCGACTAACACGAAATGAATaatacacttatataaaaaagacaagAAAAGTACGCAAAATGTTTTTAAGGTCGTGGAAAACCATTAGGTCcggctataaatattataaatatttttctacccAAACGGCGAATATTTCAACTAACGACGCAATTGTTTTAAGTGATAGTTGtgtagaaaaattaaaacagttatGTGACGGTAATGTATTTATGCGACTATGTGTGGAAAGTGGAGGCTGTTCTggatttcaatataaatttgatttggaTGATAAACTTGCTGATGATGATAAGTTAGTTgatgtacattttaattttcatcgttttacattaaaagttacataaaatCTCAAATGTGTGATGTGATGAACTTACACTTCaaaacgttaatatttatttattttttaatttacatgttCTTTTTGATGAAATcatatcattttaaaacattgtttattaataaaaaagaaaacctcTATGTTTTGtagttataaaacaattatctcTAATCTTGAAAATTATGGACCTTTTAAATTGTCCatgttaaattacaaattaatctaatttcttgtttttatgaatatacAAAAGATAAATTCCCTTAAGCTAGaggttttaatttgtaaatcagGGTTGTTGAGTTTTCAATAAACCAGAAATCATGTTGTATACAATATACTTACCCAGACTATTTATCCAGAcaatgaaataattagtttcaaTTCTTACTTGTATGTAAGTTTCAAATTCACAAAGGTGGGTACTTCAGCTATACCTTTCTTATATCAATATGAATTAAAGCCACCTCATATGTTACTTAAGCTTTTATAACCTTTATAGAAGCCTCATAAAATTTAGTTAAGTGAATTGAATCTctctttgatttttttatgagtatatttgttatttcatgTTGCAGAtacttttatttgataattatttcttgcattgtacaattttaatattatttgttaattagtaaaaataatatattcatattttgttataaaaatgaatgtagtGACATCTAATGTAGTGTGGAGTACACATGTTTTTAATTGCTAAATAAGCTAACATGTACAGCGGCATCTGTGATCTCATTGAtataaacaaattcaatttcattaagTATCACTTTCAAATAACATgtaacttttgtaataaaataaaaaaaatattttaatttgacttaGTGAACATTCACTAGAATGTAAatactgataaaaataattcccAAGCTTTGGTTaccatttatacattaaatattcatcTTACACCAGCTTACAGCTTATAGCCAGTGAATGAGTTCAATACAACATGCTTTTTTCCTTTCAGAATCTTTGAAAAGGATGGTGTAAAAGTAGTTGTGGATATGACCTCACtagaatatataaaaggagCAACGATTGATTATCATACAGAACTAATTCGATCTGCTTTCAGAGTTGTTCAAAATCCAAATGCAGATCTTGGATGTTCATGTGGAGCTagtttttctgtaaaaataGAATAGGTTAGTAAAAAACAGTCACCTATTTATGTAaggacaatttatataataaatagatagaaatttcaatgaaaccactttatttatattgtccTCTTTTGTAAAATTAGTAGTTGTAAATGCTTGCTACATTGATAAGGCCTTTTCTTGCGGTGCTTGATTTGGCATAGCGTGCGCAAATATTGCAAATAGCAAATATGTTTTATGTCATCTTTTCCATTGTTAGATACTCATCAAAAGGGACAAATGAAGCATTTTATGACTGATGATGACTTTTTATTCTTAGTTCGATCAGCAGTATTGCACTGCTGTTGCCTTTGTGAAgaggtttttaaataattattgggtTTAATACTAGTGCTAATGACGATAACGGAACTTGAACACGCTAAGCTATTTGAAGTGCCGTTTTTATACTCTAATTACATTCGTCAAGTATATACCGTAGTAGTAAGTAGAATGGTTATTAACGTTCTCTGTTTATTCGAAATGTAAACCTCCTTGTGCACCTTGTCACCATCCTGCGGCGATCGTCTCGCCGTTAGCGTGTTTACATTCAAATTAAGTATATCAtagtaattactaaataattcatACAACTTGCAGACAACGCGTCTGTGTGGAGATAAAAAATAGAAGCTCGGATTTGAAactattaactaaaataatatgaaatctcATAAGTAGTTTTTGCATAAAAcgggtaaatataaataaacgggCTTACCTCttgtttattagtattatttattttgattgcaTTGTTGGTTTATCAagccggaggtcttgggttttAAATCTCAGGTCAGGCCATTAAAAGACATTACACCAGAAGACTATTATGAGTAGGGCCTATGCTGGATACCCAACCCCTCAcagtaattaatacatatatatgtagagTATTAAGAGATATTCGAGAATAAATActtattgtgataataatacCTGTACGCAatcaaatgaattttaaaatattttaactaaaactaattcTCTGActcagcaatttttttttaattgaaataaaagttaGTACCTTTATAAGTCTTTATTATAACcagtattcatatattattgacAAGTTTgcactgtttaaaaaaaaaaacattgtattcaGTGAGACTGTGATGTATTGAAAGACGCCCAGACGTTATCAAGCTTGGCTTTTGGCAAGGTGATCGTAGTTTCATTCTTATTAGGGGAATTGACAGCAGATctgaaataataagaaaaatatgaatagaaacaaatttaaataatcaaaaatataatttataggatATCTTCGATTTCAGTTTGTATAGCATTAAATTTGAGCTCGGAAAGATAACTTGGTACACCATATCTCTCGTACCTATTTATAGAAGATTATCGATATAATTCGCCCtgaaattaacatatatttgttaactTATAACTCACACacacttttaaaaataacatgaaaaacCACAGCTTTTagaagttcttttttttatatagaataggaaggcgaacgagcatataggccacctgatggtaagtggtcatcaaacgctcttagacattggcattgtaagaaatgtcaaccatagcttacatagccaatgcgccaccaaccttgagaactaagattttatgtcccttgtgcctgtaattacactggctcactcacccttcaaaccgaaacacaacaatatcaagtattgctgttttgcggtatctgatgagtgggtggtacctacccagatgagcttgcacaaagccaacgGTTcacttaattgtaaattttagaCGGTTTGCCTTAATCATTGGCAGGACTTTTGGTTAAAGCGCAatgattataaaagtatatacaattttatgtaatatatgcaTAAATCTATAGAGTATGGAGGCTTATTGaagatattattaaactttaataaaataactcaatatttcatattgagtATGTAATAGTGCGTACTATAATACCTACCTGTTAATCTTccaatgtattataattttttaatataagattactTAAAAACGTAAAACTCACTGCTGCAAGTCCGCATTAAAAGGCAAAGCATCGTTGATTTTCTTCACATTATGAGGAGAGTAGCGATTGTAGAAGCCCCAGATGCTATTCATCAATTTGCTATTGTACTTTAAAGGGGTGAGCTCCATAActgtaaatgaaaacaataagtattatatgtattataatgatAGAATAAGTTCTTATGTTTAATGATttagttaaattgtattttaaaaactatattttaaggtTTAAAGTAATCGaatgctatatttaaaataaacgacGCTTGCAAGGACTTcaccgtgtcgatgctttacATCAGACAAGTCAACTTTCAAACGCTGGCCTttacatctttaaaaaaaagtattgaccAATcgcacttttattttgtattaggGGGCCGGGGACCGCGGTAAGGTGTGATGAGCACAGTACAGATGGATATATAGCTTAGCTCGGTattgcttttataattatactaaatgtttacaaatcactattaaaaaaaattttaatttgacacGTGCAAAAGCGGGACATAGGCATATTATGAAAATAGCAGTGGGTAATACGTATGATCTTTTTTAGATAAATCTTTTTGTTGTAAGCAAGACgtatctgaaaaaaatatttataattttgtataataactaAAATGATATGAGTAAATCTTACGTTTAGTGTGAAAGTATTTTTGCGGTTCCACTCCTTTCTTTATATTAGAAACTTTCATATCACGCTGGGTTTCACGAATCCGACCAGCAGAAAACGCTGATGGAGGAATTGAAGCCATACTTTCTTCACACGctgcaaaaataattaattgatactttattATCATACCGAGAAACATTATCATAGCTAAAATCATAATTTGATGCCATGTGCAAGAGCGAGTATTCCTTAGAACAATGAATAGGAACATCATGGATTAAAAGCAATATTTGAAAACTATCGTTTAAAAGaacatttcttattaaaaaatcaattaatgtaGGTAGTACCTAGGTAAATAGATTAATGGTAAATAACATGTCTTAACTTACCTTTACACACTTTAAAGAAAAtcgtattaaatgttatatttttaaagacttCAATCTTTACAAAGCCTGAAACAGGGCTATCATAGAAATCGGTGGGATAGAACAAATAATTAGCGCCAGACAGCACCATGAAATCTATTACTTTCGAAATTTAGACGGAATCAAAATACTAGGCAGCGGCCGCAGTCTAAAGAGCACAAAGACAAGTGGAACGATACGAGTCTGAGATAGCACTGCTCAAAATGGCTGCGAAGTGACCCCCTCGGTGTTATCGGTGTCTAGCATTATAATAGGTCACTTTATGATAACGTCAAATTTACGTCCACAATATCGGGTaactatgtatgtttattttatatttaatgcttGTGCCTTAttggttttattgtttttatctattACTTTTGTAGTGACATATATTGCtcgtttttatattgtttgtattttatgtttttttcatttcattttaataaatgtaatgacaatattttttaaggaaaaaataaaagtaatgatttttatagtaaagtatGCCGTAGTAAAACAGTAATAATCCAGTTTACGTAAAACAATTTTTCCAACGGCGTTTTATcaaattaagtttaataaattacactcattcatattatataatatatacccgtgtgataaaattaaagaaacgattataacaacttatatgtaattttactttTCACTTCAGTCcttagcaataaaataaaatagtacgaTATTGTATCGCGTGTAATATCTTGACCTGCAGGTCCCTGATCTAATTTGGTTTCGACTTGAAGATAACTTACAAGTAATGACCGTCTGTTAACACCAATAAATTATCTGAAATGtagcttaataaaattataataaaagattcgGTGATATTTGCAGGATGCAGAATTCTAAGAGTTggcttgttaaataattaatttgtaacagtgccaatttacaaaaaaggtgattgcaaaatttcattagtctatatttaattatgagttAATAAGTCGGCAACTGTCTTACAACCTACAATATAGTTTGCATAGATACTGGTCATACAAAGGTAGGTaaacaagaataaaatttatgGCTGGCGAATGAACTTTATCAAGCCGAGGAAGTAACGTTAGCGTttacataatcattattttattaagttctgttatattatgttttcccaaaataatataatttaacataagtaCGCTTTTGTCTTCACTTTCCACTAAAACCATATCTCtacttttttttagtattttatttaagttacctacaaaaaaaaaaacaaatcaacgtTTGTCCTCATTTTCAATTAATACCAAATCGTTACTTCCGTAACTGCCGATtggtcatttatttttatttaagttacacagtaacaataaatattgatacAACTACAAATTTAAATGATCCTCTTGGTTATCATTTATCATTGTTATtgtaaagaatttaattttttttttacatttatcgcgtaaacaaataataaacataagatATGTGTACCGAgtgtaattttaacttaattgtataaaaacaattataacttttaaataaagaactaaTTACGTTAGTTCAGTGCCGACAGTTACAATAATCAAGTTTATCTTCATATCACGCaaccttaatttaaaaaaattgtgacgTTGTTAGacgttttatttgaattatttgtatTGACAAAGTTCTTAGGTTTTACAAATTTCCATTCGAGTTAATCTCATTTGACGTAAACGATGAATGCGTCAGGCGTTTGGATCCTCATTATTTGAACTTTATATTGATCTTAGGAACATCATTGCATCATGTGAATGAAAAGGAAATCTTTAGTATATTATAGGCGAGTATtctgtataacatatataatatctttaataaaagtatCGCAGAGGCGACTTACCATTGAccataaaagtatttaatttgaaacgaCTGATATACGCAACAAATaatgtcttatttatatatatataacgtctacgtacacatgtatatataaatagccaaaacaaaaaaatattggaaataaGAGAAAATTTGATGCtacttttttctaataattttgaataataattttcgtCGAATGTCCAAAATTAGAAGAACActcgttttaaaattatgttaaaaggtATACATAATCTGTAAGTCACCTACTATAGTTCTTTCTGATATCACGTGTAAGATGGAGGAACAAAATAACAACaactatgaaatatttatatatttattctatgtcGGCGCTTAAAATCGTaccaaaattgtaaattatgatatataataatttctttataatactGCGCACTGATCTTAATTTTTCGGAACAAAATCAAATTGAATTTCAACGTTCAAATCGCATCAGTGGCTATAAAACGAATTTTACTGTGTTGAGGTAGGACtaacaattatgtatttattcaattaattataagcaaaatttaCTGTTATATAGTATAgcattattcttatttaagtACCTCGGTGCTGCTGaccgtttattaaaattataattagaaaaatgctgctcaataaaaatatttacatttctaaATGAAGTTTATTCGAAAGTATAATCATAAttgataattgtaattttaattttacaatgcaTCTGGcaatccaatatatatatatttatataaacaaacaatataaatttataggaAATTTACAGTCGTACGAGATTTAAAAACTGTTCagaagtattaataataattgtttcgtATTACTTAACATTGTTACTATGCTTAAATGCTAcactacaataaataaaattaaataaataaatggcatGAACACTATTTGTGCCGAGATGCGATGAAAAATACTGCCTAGCTCAGTCAGCACCCATTCGGAGACCTAAAAAGAAAttgaattgttatattataacattttaatatatacttagtcctaaattagtaaaattaaactatGTTCAAGCATTTAAACTTGTAACTTATGAAAATGCGTAACACTTTGTGATTTATATATTGGTGTATACTTTTTTATGCAATCAAATCGTAGAAtactaattactttttattataaattaaattaactattacaaccaaaattttaatcactctttttttgtgatttgacacagtagtctttttttatactggaaaaacgcattacgcgtttcccccacgggaacagtggaggggcggggtatgtggggctcgccggtgtctaaagcgccgagtgcaccccgaacatcggaataccaactaaaaaaccagcggtaccctttccgtcttaacgaggagcatcacgggatcgcttgcgcatgctattCTGGCGGCCGACAAAGTAGAGTCTCTATCGAGTCAAACTTAACTCTTAAATTGATGTtgaatttttaactttaatcgATATTTGACATATAAACAATGCATCG from Nymphalis io chromosome 11, ilAglIoxx1.1, whole genome shotgun sequence harbors:
- the LOC126771979 gene encoding iron-sulfur cluster assembly 2 homolog, mitochondrial, whose protein sequence is MFLRSWKTIRSGYKYYKYFSTQTANISTNDAIVLSDSCVEKLKQLCDGNVFMRLCVESGGCSGFQYKFDLDDKLADDDKIFEKDGVKVVVDMTSLEYIKGATIDYHTELIRSAFRVVQNPNADLGCSCGASFSVKIE
- the LOC126771974 gene encoding uncharacterized protein LOC126771974 produces the protein MVLSGANYLFYPTDFYDSPVSGFVKIEVFKNITFNTIFFKVCKACEESMASIPPSAFSAGRIRETQRDMKVSNIKKGVEPQKYFHTKLMELTPLKYNSKLMNSIWGFYNRYSPHNVKKINDALPFNADLQQSAVNSPNKNETTITLPKAKLDNVWASFNTSQSH